In Flavobacterium sp., a single window of DNA contains:
- a CDS encoding L-rhamnose/proton symporter RhaT, translating into MTEGMFLAIFAGLMLGLYALPEKFTKDFKYENTWSLFFLLTMFVVPIIASASLITGFSEIFLNMPTEILVKMALASFLWGTGVMMWGKAINHIGLSLGFSLFIGTIILVGSLLPFVVEGLPPTNKLTLILSGLFVVLIGVFANGQAGLIREKFEKSTGKDGAPEKGSMATGIIIAVVGGLLATGFSYANAVGRPYLHEACQAHGNAEWITAVAVMFPIFISGGVVMTAYFIGQLSTKKAWVNFKTPAFSQNFILILVMAVFHYAASALFAYAAFKLGSSGNTVGYAIFNTSCVVTAIMSGIVTGEWRNASDKARNFLYVGLACMVIGIVIVAFGNGVA; encoded by the coding sequence ATGACTGAAGGAATGTTTTTGGCAATTTTCGCCGGATTGATGTTAGGGCTTTATGCGCTACCAGAAAAATTTACAAAAGATTTTAAATATGAGAACACCTGGAGTTTATTCTTCTTGTTGACCATGTTTGTAGTTCCCATTATTGCCTCTGCATCGCTAATTACGGGTTTTTCGGAAATCTTTTTGAACATGCCAACTGAAATTTTGGTCAAAATGGCTCTAGCTAGTTTCTTATGGGGAACAGGAGTAATGATGTGGGGAAAAGCCATTAATCACATTGGTTTGTCTTTAGGTTTTTCTTTGTTTATCGGAACGATTATTTTGGTAGGATCCTTATTGCCTTTCGTTGTAGAGGGATTGCCCCCAACAAATAAATTAACACTTATTCTATCAGGACTTTTTGTAGTACTGATTGGGGTTTTTGCCAATGGTCAAGCAGGTCTTATTAGAGAAAAATTTGAAAAATCAACTGGAAAAGACGGCGCTCCTGAAAAAGGATCTATGGCTACTGGTATTATAATCGCTGTTGTAGGAGGATTATTGGCTACTGGATTTAGTTATGCCAATGCTGTCGGAAGACCTTATTTACATGAAGCTTGTCAAGCACATGGAAATGCCGAATGGATTACCGCTGTTGCAGTAATGTTTCCCATTTTCATTAGTGGAGGTGTAGTAATGACCGCTTATTTTATCGGACAATTGTCTACTAAAAAAGCGTGGGTAAATTTTAAAACTCCTGCTTTCTCTCAAAACTTCATATTAATTTTAGTAATGGCTGTTTTTCACTATGCAGCTTCAGCATTGTTTGCGTATGCCGCTTTTAAATTAGGAAGTAGCGGGAATACTGTTGGTTATGCCATATTCAATACCTCATGTGTGGTTACCGCTATTATGAGTGGTATTGTAACAGGAGAGTGGCGTAATGCCTCAGACAAAGCGAGAAATTTTTTGTATGTGGGTTTGGCTTGTATGGTAATCGGAATTGTGATTGTTGCTTTTGGAAATGGCGTAGCATAA